In Marispirochaeta aestuarii, the genomic window GCATAAGAAGATATTTTCTGCCCCGGAATTTATATCGGGAAAAACTGTAGCTGGCGGGTACTGTAAGGAAAAGCCCCACAAAGGCGGTAGTCAGGGCGACAATAAAGCTGTCCGCCATATTCGCTGCGAAATTCAACTTGCTGAAAAGACGCACATAGTTTTCCCTTGTTGGATGCTCAGGAAAAAAACGAAAATCGGGGCGGTAGAGTTCCTTCTCCTGGGTTATGGATGAAATGAAGGTCCAGAGGTACGGTCCCAGGGCAAACAGGAGGATCAGAATAATCGGAAGATATATTGTGAATATTCGTTTAACCGGATGCTTTTTTGCCGTCATATCAGTTCTCACTCTTCAGAATGCTTCGGATATACCCAAAAACAATGATCATGAGGAAGATGGTCAAAAAAACCGCCAGCGTTGAAGCATAGCCGAAATCCATACCCTTATATGCTTTGATATAGGAGTACACCGGCAGGGTGTATGTGCTGTAGCCGGGACCACCGCCGGTCATGATAATGATTATATCAAGAGAATTTGCCACCCAGATCGTTCGCAGCAGTACGGTTGTCAGGATTATGGGCTTGAGCATGGGAAGGGTAATCCGGCGAAAACCGGCCCATTTCCCCGCCCCGTCAATGGAAGCGGCTTCATACAGCTCCTGCGGTATTGCCTGCAGGCCCGCCAGAAGCATGACTGCAAAAAATGGAAAACCCTGCCAGATCAAGGCAAAAATGATTGCTCCCAGGGCGGTTGATTTATCGGCAAGGAAGGGAATGAACTCATTTATAAGCCCCAGACGTCTGAGAATCTGATTAATCAATCCATAGTTGCCATCGTACATCCATCGCCACATCAAGGCCGTAATTACACTGGGAGTAACCCAGGGTATAAGTACGAGAGAACGGGCAAGACCCTGGCCGCGAAAGTTGTTTTTCAAAATCAAGGCCGTTACAAAACCGAGGAGGAACTGGAAGGTGATGATCCCCGCAATCCAAAAACCTGTATTCAGTAACGAAGTATAAAAAAGGGGGTCCGAAAAAGCCTGAATATAATTTTCCAGACCGCTAAAGGCCTTTTCCTGAGGTTTGTACAGAATGTACTGCATCAGGCTGTACATCATGGTTCGGAACATCGGAAAAAAGACAACGGCCAGAGTTATTATTATGGCGGGAGAGACAAGGGCATAAGGGAAAATATCCGGTCTGCGGCGTGTTTCCGTCACAGGCAACTCCTCTTTCAAAGATACGGAGGGACTGCCGACACTCGAAGGATGAATCGGCAGCCCCGTTCTTTCAGGATTTCCAGCCGGACAGCTTATTTGGCGAAGTGATCTTCAATCGCCTGCATCATCTCGGCGCTGGTAATTTCACCTGCAAAAGCCTGCTGCATCAGGGCCGGCCACAGGGATTCGACGAACTCCGCAGTTCCGGGATGGGCAGGAAGGACGCCGGCAAAATCAGCTGAATCAGTTGTAGCCTTGAGAAATCGATCGGCATCTGCCCTGGCATTGCTCTTGTTAATGGAAACCTGCCCGCTGGACTTCTGCCAGATGGCATTGTTTTCAGCTTCAGCGAGGAAGGCTGCCCACTTGAAAGCGGCATCCGGAACCTCGGTGGCTGCAAAAACCGCGTTTTCCTCATCGCCGAAGGAGGTCCAGTAGCCCTCTGTTCCCCGGGGTACCGGAGCAGCGGAAATCCTGTCGCCCAGGGCTTCTTCCATCTGCGCAGCACTTCCCAGATGATGTATGGTCATGGCGGTCCGCCCGGAAATCATGTTGGCGATTATCTCCTTAAAACCGTCGCTGGGTGTTGTGGGAGGACTCACTTTGTGCACCCGGTAAAGATCGATGAACCACTGATTGGCCGCTATGGCCTCCGGTGTAGTCAGTCCTGAATTGCCGTTTTTGTCAAAGAACTGTGCGCCGCTTGAGAGAACAAAGGTTCCCCACCAGTCGTGACCGCCCCGGGCTCCGCGGATACCAAAACCGTAAACATCGACAACACCGTCGCCATCGGTGTCCCGGGTAAGCTTTTTCGCTGCGTCCAGGAATTCTTCCCGGGTTTTCGGGACCTCAAGCCCCAGTTCATCGAACATGTCCTGCCGGTAGTAGAGGTAGAGGATTACCATCTGCAGGGGCATGTAATACTGTTTGCCGTCGGTGTACCTGGTAAGCTCCCAGACGTTTTCGTAGATGTCATCTTTTCCGTCCCAGGAGGCGATGTAGTCGTCCAGAGGAAGAAGAGCGCCCATTTCCACCAGCTGAGGCTGCCACCAGAGTTTTACCTGAGCTACATCCGGCGGATATCCTCCGGCAACAGCGGTAAGCAGTTTCTGGTTGTAGACATCCCAGGCAACCCGTTCCGCTTCGATTCTGATGCCCGGCTTCTCCCTTTCGAACTTCTCGATGAGAGGATTCAAAGCAGTTTCCGGATTATCAAAGTGATACCAGAATTTCACCACCTGCTCTTCAGCTTCCGAGGCCTCGCTTCCTCCTCCCGCAAAAAGTGCCGGGCAGATCAGCAACAGAACCAATACAAGAATACTGGATTTCTTCATAAATCCCTCCTAGTTTTTTTATTCAGGACATGCCTGACGTTTTCACAGATATCCGAGGACGTGAGTCCGTATTTTTCCAGAATCTCCTGCGGCTCTCCCGATTCACCGAAGGTGTCCTGGACTCCCACCATTGCCAGGGGAACAGGCGATTCCCGGACAAGCAGATCCGCACAGGCGCTTCCCAGGCCGCCTATAACGGAATGCTCCTCGGCAGTTACCAGGGAACCGCACTCCCCTGCAGCCTTAAGAACAGCATCTTTGTCCAGAGGTTTAATGGTATGCATGTTGATGACCCTGGCCCTGATCCCTTCCCCGGCAAGACGGTCGGATGCTTCCAGAGCTGCACTGACCATCATGCCCGCCGCGATTATTGCCACATCCCCGCCGTCCCTCAGGGTAACAGCCCGTCCAGGAACAAAGGGCGTTTCTGTACCGGTAATTACCGGCGTGGGGATTCTTCCCAGGCGCAGGTAGACCGGGCCGTTCATCTCTGCCGCTGCCCTGGTAGCCTTGTAGGCTTCATTGGCATCACAGGGCACCAGGACAGTCATCCCCGGAATCAGCCGCATGAGGGCGATGTCTTCGAAGCTCTGATGGGTTGCTCCGTCGGCACCCACGCACATTCCCCCGTGGCTTGTCGCAATTTTTACATTGGCCTGATTATATCCGACCGAGACCCGAACCGCCTGATTCGCAAGACTGGTCGCGAAGACCGCAAAAGTAGTTGTAAAAGGAACAAAACCGTCTATCGCCATTCCGGCGGCGGTGCCGATCATGTCCGATTCCTTGATCCCCATCTGAAAGAACCTTTCGGGAAAAGCGTTCTTAAATGCGGTCACCTTTACCGCATCCGTCAGATCGGCGGTCAGAACAACGATCTTTTTATTTTCCGCCCCAAGATCTACAAGGGCATCACCAAAAGCTTCTCGCATTGCCTTGTTACCAGCGTACATCAGGCTGTCTCCCCGGCTTTCCACGCCTCCGGCAATGGGAAATCCTGAAATTTTTCCGAAAGACCAAGCGCCGTCAAGGCTTCGGCTGTCTGGATGTCTGAAGGACAGCTTCCGTGCCACTCGGCTTTGTCTTCCATAAAAGGAACGCCCTTTCCCATTTTTGTTCTGCCTATAATCACAGAGGGTAATCCCGACTTATTCCCGCAGATTTCCAAGGTTTCAACGATGGACGGAATATCGTTTCCATCGATTTCCACGGCGTGCCATCCGAAGGCCTGGAAGCGTTCGATCAGAGGATCAATCTTCATGACAGCGTCCACGGGTCCGTCTATCTGCAGATTATTGTAGTTGATGAAGACCAGCAGATTATCCAGATGATAATGGGAGGATGTCATGGCCGCTTCCCACACCTGTCCTTCCTGAAGTTCACCGTCCCCCAGGACACAATATACTCTGCCTCTGGATCCGCGGAGCTTCATGGACATGGCGATTCCATTGGCCACGGAAAGCCCCTGTCCCAGCGGTCCGGTGGAGGTTTCGACGATTCCCGGCAGCATCTTGCGCGCGGGATGCCCCTGCAACGGAGAGCCCATTCGACGAAAAGACGACAGACTCTCCAGGGACAAAAAACCTTTTCGGGCAAGAGCGGCATACCAGACGGCACAGGTGTGCCCGTTACTCAGAACCAGACGGTCCCGATCCGGATCATCAATCCTGGAGGGGTCTGAAGTCATCCCCCCGCCATAGAGTACAGCCATGAAATCCGCCAGCCCAAGGGCTCCGCCTATATGGCCATGGCCGGCATTCCTGATCATCCTGACTGTGTCCCGCCTCAACTGGAGAGCGAAATCCCCCAGGGCTTCGTAATCCTTCAAAACAGTTTTTTTCTTTTCTTCCATTGACTTTTCCTGCTGCTCCTTTGGTACTATGTCGGACTCCCCGGATCGAGTCGCCGTATTCTTGATTGCATCATGTGATTTTCCATGGCCGCTGCGGCTCCAGCGGGGTTCCTGTTTAAAATATTCTTCAGCACATCCTCATGTTCATGGAGGCTGCTTTTAAAGACCAGGTTCTGGTCCTCCTTGAAATTCTTGTTCATCGCTATGATCTCCGGAGTAATCTGGGTAATAAGAGATTCCAGAACCTTATTCTTTGATGCCTTGACTATGGCCAGATGAAACAGATGATCTTCTTCCAGCGTCGACCGCTTCAACTTGAACGCCTGCTGGAAATCCTCGTTTGCCTGTGCAATCCTGGTGTGATCCTCTGAATCTCCCCTTTCCGCTGCAAGACGGGCGGAGAAGATTTCAAGGTAGGATCGGGTCTCTATCAGATCCTCCAGGGCAAAGGCGTCAAAATTGCGAATATTTGTGATCAGAGCATCCAGGGCAATCGGACGCATACCGGACAGATAGATCCCCTTCTGAGGCCGGATTTCCAGAACACCGTAGAACTCAAGTTTCTGAAGCGCTTTGCGGACGTATCCCCTGCTCGTTTTCAGTCTTTCCGCAAGCATTCGCTCGGATGGAATCTTCCCACCGGGTTTGATAGTTTCAGCCCGGAGCATTCGTTGCAGTTCATGAATAATTACATCTACCGGATCATCTTTACCCATAAGCGACTCTTCGATATAGAATAACGCAACTGGTTAACCAGATACCTCTCCATGGTAGCACTGGTTAACCAGTTTGGCAAGCTTTATTTACTGTTCAGAATCGTGGGGATGGAACGCGAATAAGTCCTGTTTTGTGAACAGATTATTCGTTCTGTCGTGCTTTCTCCGGGGAATTTTCCTTTTTGGTGAAATAATCCGACGATCAGGTTATTTTCATCCCCACGGTTCGGAACAGTAAGCAGGTTTATGAGGGGCCTTATAAAAAAAACCCGGAAGGTCCAGAAGACCATCCGGGTTATGAACGACTGAACGCGGCGAGATTCGAACTCACGACCTCTGCCTCCGGAGGGCAGCGCTCTATCCAGCTGAGCTACGCGTCCATGATCACTTAAGATCGGCGTTCAGAATAATCAGAGCATGCCGTTGTGTCAAGACTTTCGGGATCAGGCACTGCAGTAATGCACCAGGGGCCTGCAGAAAAGGCATGGAAAAATGAGGCCGTGCTGCTTGACACTTTTGCAGCCCTTCGGTATAAATATCCCCACGAGTGCCGCTGTAGCTCAGTCGGTAGAGCAGAGGACTGAAAATCCTCGTGTCAACAGTTCGATTCTGTTCGGCGGCACCTAAACACCGTATTTGCCGGTAACGGCGGATACGGTTTTTTTATGTCCCAGGACTTTAGACTTGTGTACTGTCTCGAACCGTGGGGATAAAAGAACCTTTCAGCCGGCTTACACCGCTATAATGGAAAAATCATCGGATACGGAACAGCCCCACGGATAATTCATGTGACAAACAACAGTTAGCCGTCACCCATCCCCACGATTCGAGACAGTAGTTTCTGGCC contains:
- a CDS encoding ABC transporter substrate-binding protein; translated protein: MKKSSILVLVLLLICPALFAGGGSEASEAEEQVVKFWYHFDNPETALNPLIEKFEREKPGIRIEAERVAWDVYNQKLLTAVAGGYPPDVAQVKLWWQPQLVEMGALLPLDDYIASWDGKDDIYENVWELTRYTDGKQYYMPLQMVILYLYYRQDMFDELGLEVPKTREEFLDAAKKLTRDTDGDGVVDVYGFGIRGARGGHDWWGTFVLSSGAQFFDKNGNSGLTTPEAIAANQWFIDLYRVHKVSPPTTPSDGFKEIIANMISGRTAMTIHHLGSAAQMEEALGDRISAAPVPRGTEGYWTSFGDEENAVFAATEVPDAAFKWAAFLAEAENNAIWQKSSGQVSINKSNARADADRFLKATTDSADFAGVLPAHPGTAEFVESLWPALMQQAFAGEITSAEMMQAIEDHFAK
- a CDS encoding carbohydrate ABC transporter permease, giving the protein MTETRRRPDIFPYALVSPAIIITLAVVFFPMFRTMMYSLMQYILYKPQEKAFSGLENYIQAFSDPLFYTSLLNTGFWIAGIITFQFLLGFVTALILKNNFRGQGLARSLVLIPWVTPSVITALMWRWMYDGNYGLINQILRRLGLINEFIPFLADKSTALGAIIFALIWQGFPFFAVMLLAGLQAIPQELYEAASIDGAGKWAGFRRITLPMLKPIILTTVLLRTIWVANSLDIIIIMTGGGPGYSTYTLPVYSYIKAYKGMDFGYASTLAVFLTIFLMIIVFGYIRSILKSEN
- a CDS encoding transketolase family protein, whose protein sequence is MYAGNKAMREAFGDALVDLGAENKKIVVLTADLTDAVKVTAFKNAFPERFFQMGIKESDMIGTAAGMAIDGFVPFTTTFAVFATSLANQAVRVSVGYNQANVKIATSHGGMCVGADGATHQSFEDIALMRLIPGMTVLVPCDANEAYKATRAAAEMNGPVYLRLGRIPTPVITGTETPFVPGRAVTLRDGGDVAIIAAGMMVSAALEASDRLAGEGIRARVINMHTIKPLDKDAVLKAAGECGSLVTAEEHSVIGGLGSACADLLVRESPVPLAMVGVQDTFGESGEPQEILEKYGLTSSDICENVRHVLNKKTRRDL
- a CDS encoding transketolase — translated: MEEKKKTVLKDYEALGDFALQLRRDTVRMIRNAGHGHIGGALGLADFMAVLYGGGMTSDPSRIDDPDRDRLVLSNGHTCAVWYAALARKGFLSLESLSSFRRMGSPLQGHPARKMLPGIVETSTGPLGQGLSVANGIAMSMKLRGSRGRVYCVLGDGELQEGQVWEAAMTSSHYHLDNLLVFINYNNLQIDGPVDAVMKIDPLIERFQAFGWHAVEIDGNDIPSIVETLEICGNKSGLPSVIIGRTKMGKGVPFMEDKAEWHGSCPSDIQTAEALTALGLSEKFQDFPLPEAWKAGETA
- a CDS encoding FadR/GntR family transcriptional regulator yields the protein MGKDDPVDVIIHELQRMLRAETIKPGGKIPSERMLAERLKTSRGYVRKALQKLEFYGVLEIRPQKGIYLSGMRPIALDALITNIRNFDAFALEDLIETRSYLEIFSARLAAERGDSEDHTRIAQANEDFQQAFKLKRSTLEEDHLFHLAIVKASKNKVLESLITQITPEIIAMNKNFKEDQNLVFKSSLHEHEDVLKNILNRNPAGAAAAMENHMMQSRIRRLDPGSPT